In one window of Calypte anna isolate BGI_N300 chromosome 1, bCalAnn1_v1.p, whole genome shotgun sequence DNA:
- the LOC115600413 gene encoding histone H3: MARTKQTARKSTGGKAPRKQLATKAARKSAPATGGVKKPHRYRPGTVALREIRRYQKSTELLIRKLPFQRLVREIAQDFKTDLRFQSSAVMALQEASEAYLVGLFEDTNLCAIHAKRVTIMPKDIQLARRIRGERA, translated from the coding sequence ATGGCTCGTACGAAGCAGACCGCGCGTAAGTCGACAGGCGGGAAGGCGCCCCGCAAGCAGTTGGCCACCAAGGCGGCCCGCAAGAGCGCGCCGGCCACAGGCGGCGTGAAGAAGCCGCACCGGTACCGGCCCGGCACGGTGGCGCTGCGCGAGATCCGGCGCTACCAAAAGTCGACGGAGCTGCTGATCCGCAAGCTGCCGTTCCAGCGGCTGGTGCGGGAGATCGCGCAGGACTTCAAGACGGACCTGCGGTTCCAGAGCTCTGCGGTGATGGCGCTGCAGGAGGCGAGCGAGGCCTACCTGGTGGGGCTCTTCGAGGACACCAACCTGTGCGCCATCCACGCCAAGCGCGTCACCATCATGCCCAAGGACATCCAGCTGGCCCGGCGCATCCGCGGCGAGCGCGCTTGA
- the LOC115600418 gene encoding histone H2B 5, with product MPEPAKSAPAPKKGSKKAVTKTQKKGDKKRRKSRKESYSIYVYKVLKQVHPDTGISSKAMGIMNSFVNDIFERIAGEASRLAHYNKRSTITSREIQTAVRLLLPGELAKHAVSEGTKAVTKYTSSK from the coding sequence ATGCCTGAGCCAGCTAAGTCTGCCCCGGCGCCTAAGaagggctccaagaaagctgttACCAAGACGCAGAAGAAGGGAGACAAAAAACGGCGTAAGAGCCGCAAGGAGAGCTACTCGATCTACGTGTACAAGGTGCTGAAGCAGGTGCACCCCGACACGGGCATCTCCTCGAAGGCCATGGGCATCATGAACTCCTTCGTCAACGACATCTTCGAGCGCATCGCCGGGGAGGCGTCTCGCCTGGCGCACTACAACAAGCGCTCCACCATCACCTCGCGGGAGATCCAGACGGCAGTGCGGCTGCTGCTGCCGGGCGAGCTGGCCAAGCACGCAGTCTCGGAGGGCACCAAGGCTGTCACCAAGTACACCAGCTCTAAATAA
- the LOC103531765 gene encoding histone H2A-IV — protein sequence MSGRGKQGGKARAKAKSRSSRAGLQFPVGRVHRLLRKGNYAERVGAGAPVYLAAVLEYLTAEILELAGNAARDNKKTRIIPRHLQLAIRNDEELNKLLGKVTIAQGGVLPNIQAVLLPKKTDSHKAKAK from the coding sequence ATGTCCGGCCGTGGCAAGCAGGGCGGGAAGGCGCGGGCCAAGGCTAAGTCGCGCTCGTCGCGGGCTGGGCTGCAGTTCCCGGTGGGCCGCGTCCACCGCCTCCTGCGGAAAGGCAACTACGCGGAGCGGGTGGGCGCCGGCGCTCCGGTGTACCTGGCGGCCGTGCTGGAGTACCTGACGGCCGAGATCCTGGAGCTGGCGGGCAACGCTGCCCGCGACAACAAGAAGACGCGTATCATCCCCCGCCACCTGCAGCTGGCCATCCGCAACGACGAGgagctcaacaagctgctgggcAAGGTGACGATCGCGCAGGGTGGTGTGCTGCCCAACATCCAGGCCGTGCTGCTGCCCAAGAAGACCGACAGCCACAAGGCTAAAGCCAAGTGA
- the LOC103531776 gene encoding histone H1.11L, which produces MSETAPAAPPAAAPAAAGKAAAKKPKKAAGASKARKPAGPSVTELITKAVSASKERKGLSLAALKKALAAGGYDVEKNNSRIKLGLKSLVSKGTLVQTKGIGASGSFRLSKKPGEVKETAPKKRAGVAKPRKAAAKKPASVAKKPKKAVTAKKSPKKVKKATPKKATKSPKKVTKAAKPKKAVAKSPSKAKAVKPKAAKPRVSKPKAKAKKATPRKK; this is translated from the coding sequence ATGTCGGAGACTGCTCCTGCCGCTCCTCCCGCCGCTGCCCCGGCTGCCGCCGGAAAAGCCGCCGCCAAGAAGCCGAAGAAGGCAGCGGGCGCTTCCAAAGCGCGCAAGCCCGCCGGCCCCAGCGTCACCGAGCTGATCACCAAAGCCGTGTCTGCTTCTAAGGAGCGCAAGGGGCTGTCTCTTGCCGCTCTCAAGAAGGCGCTGGCCGCCGGAGGCTACGATGTGGAGAAGAACAACAGCCGCATCAAGCTGGGGCTTAAGAGTCTAGTGAGCAAGGGCACCCTGGTGCAGACCAAGGGTATTGGTGCGTCTGGCTCATTCCGCCTTAGTAAGAAGCCTGGGGAAGTGAAGGAGACCGCCCCCAAGAAGCGAGCAGGTGTGGCCAAGCcaaggaaggcagcagccaaGAAACCTGCCAGCGTTGCCAAGAAGCCTAAGAAGGCGGTGACTGCGAAGAAGAGCCCTAAAAAAGTAAAGAAGGCCACCCCCAAGAAAGCGACCAAGAGCCCTAAGAAGGTTACAAAAGCTGCCAAGCCTAAAAAGGCAGTAGCAAAAAGCCCATCTAAGGCGAAGGCAGTGAAGCCCAAAGCAGCCAAGCCCCGGGTATCTAAGCCgaaggcaaaggcaaagaagGCAACACCCAGGAAGAAGTAA
- the APOLD1 gene encoding apolipoprotein L domain-containing protein 1, whose translation MERNGAATFPQTPDPTHHFHIVLMDQRRRLRGQIAHLQKAARKLNKLRKRSLIANVSGSTLTAAGAVTAIVGLSLSPVTLGASLLASAVGLGLATAGGAVSITSDLSLVLCNSREVRKVQEIAVTCRKQMREILSCLEFLRRGQGPGDPTLRQSEKRASMSLYNSVCFMVFCGSHSFLVPEYTKEVTKVSQAVLKAKIQKLAANLETCTRAMDEVCELLESRTELSPSTMRLNLGAKPTAEVPRASS comes from the coding sequence ATGGAGAGAAATGGTGCTGCCACTTTTCCCCAAACACCAGACCCTACACACCACTTCCACATCGTGCTGATGGATCAGAGGAGGAGGCTGCGTGGCCAAATCGCTCACCTGCAAAAAGCGGCTCGGAAACTCAACAAGCTCCGCAAAAGGTCCCTGATTGCCAACGTCAGCGGGAGCACCCTGACCGCCGCAGGAGCTGTCACAGCCATCGTGGGGCTGTCCCTGAGCCCAGTGACACTGGGAGCCTCTCTCCTGGCATCAGCTGTGGGTCTGGGCCTGGCCACTGCTGGGGGGGCTGTCAGCATCACCTCCGATCTCTCCTTAGTGCTTTGCAATTCCCGGGAGGTGAGGAAGGTGCAGGAAATCGCAGTGACTTGTAGGAAACAGATGAGGGAAATCCTCAGCTGCCTGGAGTTCCTCCGACGGGGGCAGGGCCCAGGCGACCCCACGCTGCGCCAGTCAGAGAAGAGAGCCTCCATGTCATTGTACAACTCTGTCTGCTTCATGGTCTTTTGCGGCTCCCACAGCTTCCTCGTGCCAGAATACACAAAGGAGGTCACAAAAGTGAGCCAGGCTGTCCTCAAGGCCAAAATCCAGAAGTTGGCTGCCAACCTTGAGACCTGCACCCGAGCGATGGATGAAGTCTGTGAACTTCTTGAATCTAGGACAGAGCTTTCCCCAAGCACAATGAGACTCAACTTGGGTGCTAAACCCACAGCTGAGGTCCCAAGAGCATCCAGCTGA